The Ananas comosus cultivar F153 linkage group 22, ASM154086v1, whole genome shotgun sequence genome segment CCAAACATGTTCTCACAGTAAACGAAAGAGAAAATTTGCAAACAAATCCCCATACTTTGAAGCGAACAAGTTCTCATGCGAGTTATAGATATGTACAAAAGTCAATAGAGATGcaatttcaaaagtttattAGTCTCtgctgcttctttttttttttttttttctgatactAGCACACCTAATGACTATGTATACATGTAAATTTTCCTATGGATCATCTAAAACATGATTCTACAATGGGAGAAAGCTCCACTAgtaactatatatacatattagtTGTAATCTATAGTTTTGCCTTTTTTACCCTATGGACCATCTAAATCATGATCCATACTAATGACTCTCCTATTTTAAACTGGGACTAATCTCTGTGCCGAGTGCCCTTGTTTACATTATGCTATACATGGAATGGCATCGACTTTTGCTGTATCTGGAGTGAAGTATTAAGCATCCGACGGGCAATCGGATCGATGTCCGACGGGGAACGACGTTGCCGAATCCTGAAAAATAGGACTGTGGCGCCAATCCTAGGATTTAAATGCGGGGCTTTTGCTGCGACTGGGCCGACATATCAGGCACTTGATACGCTATTGGAGTGACGGCCAACGGGAAAGCATGAGGATCCCCGGTCCCAAATAGCAGGATAAAGGAACCAGGGGAGACACTAACTGGAGTGCTACACGCCGCCGATGGAGGTGCAGGCCGACTTGTGGACAGAGCGGAAGGAGGATTGCGGCGCTGAAGAGTTTGGCGTACCGAGCTGCCATTCATCATCATCACACCAATGTTGAGGGTTGGGTTTCCGTTGGTCCCTGTCTGGTGGATCGGCTGTCCATGGCTGGACCCATTATTATTAGTGTGGAAGACGGGGTGGTGCGCGCCACCTAGTCCGTTGGCGGCCTGGATGGCTACGTGCTCATTGGTTAGCCCATGAGTTTGGTCGGCTGGGTTCCCGTTGATCGGCTTGTTAGCTGCGGCCACCATCAACATCTCGAGGCTAAAATCATGAATGCTTTGCCGTTTCTTCTTTGATTTCTCCACAGCCTGGCGGAGGAAGTACTTTTGTGCATGGCTTGCCACTTGTGATGCTGTCTTCGCTTTCACATAATGTCTAGAAATACGGCGCCAATCGCCCTTCCCGCACTCTGCGAGCCCCCAAAGAAATGCACTGCTCCATTAGAAATTGGATGGTATATTAGTatgaaatattgaaaatgtaagcaatatataaaaaacttgGCAGAAACATATAAGAGCATTTTTGGCGTACATACTTGAActgtaaaattttctattttattttctgaCTTAAAATCCATCCAGTTCTTTAGTTTGCGTcgaggaaaaaaatattaaaagagtgTCCTATCAAATAACTGAATATTCAGCAGGTAATAGAATATTTCGTCAGAAAGCTAGCTAGGTAACTGTTGAGTTGTAACGGAGAAGTACTCAAATCAATCAAACATACTTCAAGCTAGGTGACAAGATTAGATTTGTAAAGTTCAAGTTCCATTTTTTTAAATGTGCTGCAGTTTCAGTTATGTCTTTATGTTTTAATAG includes the following:
- the LOC109727542 gene encoding transcription factor SRM1-like, with product MNNDEWSWEQENAFEVALIGNQEDHADRWERIAAGLAGKTAEQVRGRYDLLYEEISRIESALIPSPDYVDEEESSHDSGGGKRERQKNPDRKKNENWTPAQHTAFLWGLAECGKGDWRRISRHYVKAKTASQVASHAQKYFLRQAVEKSKKKRQSIHDFSLEMLMVAAANKPINGNPADQTHGLTNEHVAIQAANGLGGAHHPVFHTNNNGSSHGQPIHQTGTNGNPTLNIGVMMMNGSSVRQTLQRRNPPSALSTSRPAPPSAACSTPVSVSPGSFILLFGTGDPHAFPLAVTPIAYQVPDMSAQSQQKPRI